Within the Echinicola sp. 20G genome, the region ACAAAATCAGGCTTTCTAGTAGGGCTTTGGAATGACTGGTCAAAAGAAACATTGATTTTTGAATCTCCATCAAAACCCCGCTTGGTATCTATTAGAATAGCCCCGCCACCTGCCCTCATGCCATACATAGCCAATGCAGCAGCATCCTTGAGGACAGTAACTTTAGCTACCTCATTGGGGTCAATACCTTGGGGGTTCCTTTCAATGCCATCCACCAAAAATAAGATATTATTGAAATTGGGTGAGTTCTGACCTCTTACTTGAATGGAAAAAGACTCCTTTCCTGGTTCGCCGTTATTCTGGATAATATTTAAGCCCGGAAGTCTCCCTTGAAGTGCAATTAGTATATTTGAGGAGCGACTTTTTACGAGCTCCTCCCCTTTAATGGTAATCACAGATGCATTGGTATAAGTTTTATCTTGAACCCCATACGCAACTCTCATAGGTTCATTTTCTATTCTTATACCTACACCGATACTATCTTGAGGCAGTAACCTTGAAAAAGTAGCTGAAAACCCACTTTTCCCAAAGCTCATCAGAAACAAAATACTAAATGAGAGTATATAACTAGATTTGATTTTTATTATCATTTTAAATCTCCTTTAAAGTCGTTGAAAGATTATTGCCAAGCTTCAGGTTGGTCCATATTTGGAAGTAATTTTTTATCCACAATTGGAATAGGAAGTACTTTGTATTTTTCATTGTGGCATTCCCAAGCAAAAGGAATTTGGTATCTAATGTGCTTAAATTCACCATCGGCAACCTTAGTCACTTCCATTCCACTAATAGTATTATGGTTTTGATCGCTGATAATGTCCCATCTCCTTATATCGTAAAACCTATGGTCCTCCAACACCAGTTCAACCCTTCTTTCATTTTGGATTCTTTTCATCAACCAGTCCGTATTACCTCCCATATAATCTGGTACCTGTCTAATGGAAGGCTGATTAGCCCGTAGACGTGTCATGTCCAATGCATCACATGCTTCCTCAAACTTACCTGCACCGCACAATGCCTCTGCATAATTAAGATAGATCTCTGCGTATCGCATTACTATACCATGTTGCATTACCCGGTTGTTTGCTTGTCCTTTACTTCCTGCACCATACCATAGAGGGTCCCGGTCTTTCCCAAAATAATAACCTGTAAATGTTTTCCTATTGGACCCAGATGTCACATTCCCGTTTGAGCCTGTCCCAGGGGCATCTAAATAAGTCCAAACTATAATCTCTCCTAGCTGATAGGACTGTCCAAAACTGCTTCCATTAAAAAGTATGTCCCTATAGAAGCGATCATCCCTATTTTCATATGGATTATTTTCATCATCATATCCAGAAGCTAACGCCTCAGCGGTAAAAGTTGGTTCAGCATGTGTAGCATCATAATTTTCAACTATCAATGCCCCGTTTTTCAACTCATAGGCATCTACTATTTCCTGAGAAGGAGTTTCGCCTGCTTTAAAATTGGGATAATTACTTCTTTTTGGTTTGGCGGTGGCCAAATCCATTCCATGAACGTTGGAAAATTGCCCCAGCCTGTCACGATATCTCCATATTACTTCGGTTTGTTCAACATTTACCGACATTGGAGAAATATACATTCCCTTGGTATTTTCAAAAGGTTCCAATGAATACTGACCAATGTCCAAAAACCTTTTTGCAGCCTCCGCTGCTGCCAAATATTTTTGCGGATCACCTGTAGGGTTGTTCAATGGACTTGCATTGTACAATAGTACTCGTGATTTTAGTCCATAAACAAATCCAAGAGGTACTCTATATTTATCGTTAGTATTGAATGGTTCCCTTTTAATGGGAATATTTCCATTGGAAATCACTTCATCTAATTCAGCTACTATTTGGTCTGTGATTTCTTGAAATGTTGGTCTGGACATATCTGCCCAGCCCGCAAACCCTAATTCGGGCGTCTCATACATATAAGGAACCGGTCCATACATGCTTATTAGTTTAAAATGATAATATGCACGCAGGACTTTTGCTTCATCAAGCATTAGTTCCCTTTCCTCCAAAGGAAGCTCATCTTCAGTTACCATAACCCCATCCATATTGTTGATCAGTGTATTACAATGCCTGATCGCCCCCCAATATCTTCCCCACCAACCTACAGTTGGATTCATATAGGAATTACCCTGATTTGAATTTGCCCAAACCGCCGCATTTGACGGAGAAAGTAATCCAGACCTCCAGTTTCCCATACTTTGCCCTTGAAAATTAAATGTATTATCAGTCAGTGATTCCTCGGTCGTCCAAAAATATAAATAAGACCTATTTTCTGGGACCCCCATATAAGCAGAAGTAAGCATACCTCTGATTTTATTGGGATCACTTAACATTCCAGCTAAATCTTCCCGAGAGTCATCTGCCCTATTCAGGGCCTCCTCAAAAATCCCTTCACAACTGGCCAACATAGTGATGCCGACAAAAAGGAAATTCACTATTATTAATCTATATCTTTTCATTATCTTATTCTTTAAATCGTTCATCTGGGTATGCATCAAAGTGCGACATTAAGTCCTAGATTGAAGGTTGAAAAAACCGGATGACTAAGGGAGTTTGAAACTTCAGGATCCATTACCTTATACTTCATATTATCCCATAAAGCTACATTTGCTCCAGTCATGTAAATCCTTAGGTTGTCTAGTTTAAGCTTATTTGTAAGACTTTTTGGAAGTGTATATCCCAATTCCACATTTCTCAGCCTGATATACCAAAGATCCTGGATCCAATAATTGCTTGGTTGTTTACTGACAGAGACTCCATCAACATGCATTCTCGGATAAAGGATCTCTTCGCCATTGGCAACTTTTTCTTCCGTCCATGCTCCCTTATGATGTTCAAAATAATTTTTAATTCCATCATACGCATTTCCATCCCAATCGTAAACACCTCTTCCGGAAAGGTTAAAGCCGTAGTTACTCACCCCATGAAACAATACATTGAAGTCTATCCCTTTAAATGAAACTGAAATATTAGCCGAATAATTAAACTCTGGGACATTGGGAGACTTCATCGGCACCATATCTCTAGGATCAATAATACCATCTCCATTGACATCTTCATATTTAAGATCACCTGGCATGGATACTCCTCCAAGGGTAGTTTGGTCTGCCCAGCTATCTATTTCAGACTGGTCTTGGAAATAACCGAGTGAATTGTATCCCCAGATCGTTCCCCTTCTAAATCCTTCTTGACGAATAGGATAAGCATAATCATCCCCTAAAGAAGCCTCATTGATACTGATCACTTCATTCCTTGCAAAAGAGGCGCTTAATCTGGAATCAATTCTCAGACCAGAGGTAAAAGTTTTTTTATAACCCAATGATGCTTCAAAGCCTTTGTTGGTCATCACACCACTGTTTGTAGGTGGTAGATTAAGCTGGCCAAACATATATTCTGGGATATAACTATTGGTGATCAGTATAGAACTTCTTTTTTCATAAAACACATCTAAATCGGCCTCAAAGCCTCCTACGAAATTTGTTTCAATTCCCAAGTTGGCCTTATTGCTAACTTCCCATGAGACATCTTTATTTGGTACAGAATTCTCATAGACTGGGCTCGGTAATCCCGGAATCCCAGGAATCCCTGCAAAATATCCTCCTCCATTCTGTGTCCAGTCATCCACATAAATAAATCTGGTATTGGAAATTTTATCATTCCCCACTTGCCCAAAAGAGCCCCTGATTTTCAAAAAGTCAATTATCTCTGAGTCTCTTAAAAACTCCTCCTCACTCATGACCCAACCAATTGAAAATGAAGGAAAAAACCCAAACCTTTTCCCTGGAGCGAATTGTTCAGAACCGTTCATCCCAAAATTAAATTCTGCTAGATAACGGTTTTGATACCCGTAAGTAGCCCTACCTACAAGCCCTAAATAATTAAAGGGTACCTGTGTATCTATTACCTTTTGACTTTGTAAATAAAGTAATTGGCCTGTTACATTATGTGAATTAAATTTACGTTTGTAATTTATGGATGCTTGTAAGTCGAAGTTCGTTAAAAAACTTTGGGTGAGCACAGGGATAAGTTCACTATCAGTCCCAGATCCTGGTAAGTAATACACAGAATCCTGCTCTCCAGAAGTGTCTAGCTCAGCTACATATTTTTGATATGTTCTTCTAAAACCATTAATATGCATGGCCCTTGAATCATAGGAGGCCATCACTTTTGCTGTCAATCCTTTGGTGATAAACTTTAGATCCTGTTCAAGGCCAATGGAGGTATTTAAGGTATTTTGAGTGGTGATACGGTAACCTGTTCTATTTAAGTCCCCATACGGACCACTAGTGACTTGTCCTGCTGGATTTAAATCTGCATCTGATATTGATGGTATATCAGCAAAGGCAGCAAGTAACTTATAGTAAAAAGAAGCTGTGGTAGCTGCCGAGCTATTGTCGCCAAAAATAATGGGATCATTCTTGTCTTGGAGAAAACCAGATAAATTTAACCATCCCTTTAGGCCACTATTAATCTGCATCTCTACATTGGCACGGTAATTAAAACGATCAAGACGCTGCTCATTGTCATAGTTATATTCATCCCAACGTTCAGTTTTAAATGGGCCTCCTTGTCTTACATAGCCAACACTTGTAAAATACTTTGTCCTTTTAGTTCCTCCACTAACGTTAACATTGGCTTTGGTCATTGGCACAAAATCGTACATTAATTCTTCATAGAAATTCCTGTCCACATAATATTCCGGGAGGTAGTTGTTTTCATAAGCATTAAACACATCCTCCGTGAAATCTGGAGGGGTATTTCCACCAGAAAACTCATTATGCTGTTCTATTACTGAATTCCTTGTTCGCATATAATCTATTGCCCCCATTGGTTTTGGAAGCCTAGTGGTCTTTTGCAATGAATAGTTTACATTTCCACTAATTTGTGCTTTACCTTCTTTGCCCTTTTTGGTAGTAATCAAAATAACACCATTAGCTCCTCGAACCCCAAAGACAGCAGTAGCCGAAGCATCCTTCAATACGGAGACTGACTCTACATCATATGGATCAATGGTTGCCATTTCTCTTTCCACTCCATCCACCAATATCAGGGGGCTTGAATTGTTCAGCGTAGCCTGTCCACGGATGAGGGTTTGGAAGTTTTCACTTCCCAACTCACCATCCTTTAGCATTACTGTTAGGCCAGGTAGTTTTCCTGCTAAGCCAGCAGTCAAATTGGAAGTGGGAGTCCTAACGATATCATCACCTGAAATAGTAGATATGGCTCCTACAACACTCTCTTTTTTTTGAGCGCCATATCCTACGACTACAACCTTCCCAAGTTCCATAGAGTCCTCTTCCAAACTTAGATTGATAATGGAACTGTTTCCTACTTCTACTCTTTTTCCTT harbors:
- a CDS encoding RagB/SusD family nutrient uptake outer membrane protein, which produces MKRYRLIIVNFLFVGITMLASCEGIFEEALNRADDSREDLAGMLSDPNKIRGMLTSAYMGVPENRSYLYFWTTEESLTDNTFNFQGQSMGNWRSGLLSPSNAAVWANSNQGNSYMNPTVGWWGRYWGAIRHCNTLINNMDGVMVTEDELPLEERELMLDEAKVLRAYYHFKLISMYGPVPYMYETPELGFAGWADMSRPTFQEITDQIVAELDEVISNGNIPIKREPFNTNDKYRVPLGFVYGLKSRVLLYNASPLNNPTGDPQKYLAAAEAAKRFLDIGQYSLEPFENTKGMYISPMSVNVEQTEVIWRYRDRLGQFSNVHGMDLATAKPKRSNYPNFKAGETPSQEIVDAYELKNGALIVENYDATHAEPTFTAEALASGYDDENNPYENRDDRFYRDILFNGSSFGQSYQLGEIIVWTYLDAPGTGSNGNVTSGSNRKTFTGYYFGKDRDPLWYGAGSKGQANNRVMQHGIVMRYAEIYLNYAEALCGAGKFEEACDALDMTRLRANQPSIRQVPDYMGGNTDWLMKRIQNERRVELVLEDHRFYDIRRWDIISDQNHNTISGMEVTKVADGEFKHIRYQIPFAWECHNEKYKVLPIPIVDKKLLPNMDQPEAWQ
- a CDS encoding TonB-dependent receptor, which produces MKIKIYCTLLTWCIACSISYAQKGTITGVVTSQEGEPLIGVNVIVENNNGGSVVGTVTDIDGKYHLKAQSGDVLIFSYIGFKGKRVEVGNSSIINLSLEEDSMELGKVVVVGYGAQKKESVVGAISTISGDDIVRTPTSNLTAGLAGKLPGLTVMLKDGELGSENFQTLIRGQATLNNSSPLILVDGVEREMATIDPYDVESVSVLKDASATAVFGVRGANGVILITTKKGKEGKAQISGNVNYSLQKTTRLPKPMGAIDYMRTRNSVIEQHNEFSGGNTPPDFTEDVFNAYENNYLPEYYVDRNFYEELMYDFVPMTKANVNVSGGTKRTKYFTSVGYVRQGGPFKTERWDEYNYDNEQRLDRFNYRANVEMQINSGLKGWLNLSGFLQDKNDPIIFGDNSSAATTASFYYKLLAAFADIPSISDADLNPAGQVTSGPYGDLNRTGYRITTQNTLNTSIGLEQDLKFITKGLTAKVMASYDSRAMHINGFRRTYQKYVAELDTSGEQDSVYYLPGSGTDSELIPVLTQSFLTNFDLQASINYKRKFNSHNVTGQLLYLQSQKVIDTQVPFNYLGLVGRATYGYQNRYLAEFNFGMNGSEQFAPGKRFGFFPSFSIGWVMSEEEFLRDSEIIDFLKIRGSFGQVGNDKISNTRFIYVDDWTQNGGGYFAGIPGIPGLPSPVYENSVPNKDVSWEVSNKANLGIETNFVGGFEADLDVFYEKRSSILITNSYIPEYMFGQLNLPPTNSGVMTNKGFEASLGYKKTFTSGLRIDSRLSASFARNEVISINEASLGDDYAYPIRQEGFRRGTIWGYNSLGYFQDQSEIDSWADQTTLGGVSMPGDLKYEDVNGDGIIDPRDMVPMKSPNVPEFNYSANISVSFKGIDFNVLFHGVSNYGFNLSGRGVYDWDGNAYDGIKNYFEHHKGAWTEEKVANGEEILYPRMHVDGVSVSKQPSNYWIQDLWYIRLRNVELGYTLPKSLTNKLKLDNLRIYMTGANVALWDNMKYKVMDPEVSNSLSHPVFSTFNLGLNVAL